The following proteins are co-located in the Brevibacillus laterosporus DSM 25 genome:
- a CDS encoding NAD(P)H-dependent oxidoreductase: MKKILIIQGNPVKESYGEALAEAYQKGAVSTGAEVKSLRLADLDFNPNLAGGYKNKPQLEDDLILAQQLISWADHLVFVYPIWWGAPPALLKGFLDRVFMPGYAFSYKKGSSLPQQLLKGRSARLIVTMDSPYWYYSLVQGKPGHRMMKRSTLQFCGISPIKITTLSQVGKADDEKRKRWLRTVNQLGKQLR; this comes from the coding sequence ATGAAAAAAATTCTCATTATTCAAGGTAATCCCGTGAAAGAAAGCTATGGGGAAGCACTAGCGGAGGCTTATCAAAAAGGTGCCGTGTCAACAGGGGCTGAGGTGAAAAGCTTACGTCTGGCTGATCTTGATTTTAATCCTAACTTAGCTGGCGGCTATAAAAATAAACCACAATTGGAGGATGATCTAATCCTTGCTCAGCAATTAATTAGCTGGGCTGATCATCTGGTGTTCGTCTATCCAATCTGGTGGGGCGCTCCACCTGCATTGCTTAAGGGTTTTCTCGATCGCGTTTTCATGCCAGGCTATGCTTTTTCCTATAAGAAAGGCTCATCCCTCCCTCAGCAATTATTGAAAGGAAGATCAGCAAGACTGATCGTCACCATGGATTCCCCCTATTGGTACTACAGTCTTGTTCAAGGAAAACCGGGCCATCGGATGATGAAAAGGTCTACCTTGCAATTCTGCGGTATTAGTCCAATAAAAATAACAACCCTTAGTCAGGTTGGCAAGGCAGATGATGAAAAGAGAAAGCGGTGGCTAAGGACCGTGAACCAACTGGGTAAACAGCTTAGGTAG
- the hcp gene encoding hydroxylamine reductase, giving the protein MFCYQCEQTPSGGCKVIGVCGKTEELASIQDTIVFALKGIAAYATHARQLGYIDSEVDGITQEALYFTLTNVNFNLDDHLKMAMKVGQAAIKVMELLDKAHTEHFGIPQPVTVSQNKIEGKCIVVTGHNLFALEELLKQTEGRGINIFTHSEMLPAHGYPALKKYPHLKGNIGKAWFDQRRLFEEFPGAILATTNCVMPIKGSYADRFYSYDVAGLEGVTKIENDDFSPLIEKALSLPEANIESDQTLITGYHHETVLGLAPEIIDAVKAGKIKRFFVIAGCDAPGKGGEYYRELATSLPKETVILTTSCGKFRFNDVDFGTVPGTDIPRYIDLGQCNNSVSTIKIAAALADAFGCEVNDLPVSIVLSWFEQKAVAILLGLFSLGIKDIRIGPKLPEFIQPGVLTVLQDLFNVKLIGHAQEDMKQMMGITQ; this is encoded by the coding sequence ATGTTCTGTTACCAGTGCGAACAAACCCCAAGCGGTGGGTGCAAGGTGATCGGTGTCTGTGGGAAAACAGAGGAATTGGCTAGCATTCAAGACACGATCGTTTTTGCGTTAAAAGGGATTGCGGCGTATGCAACGCATGCTCGCCAACTGGGTTATATCGACTCCGAAGTGGATGGCATCACCCAGGAAGCGCTATATTTCACCTTGACTAATGTTAACTTTAATCTGGACGATCATCTAAAAATGGCGATGAAAGTAGGTCAGGCAGCAATCAAGGTGATGGAGCTATTAGACAAAGCCCATACTGAGCACTTCGGTATTCCCCAGCCTGTAACCGTATCGCAAAATAAAATCGAAGGCAAATGCATTGTGGTTACTGGACATAATCTGTTTGCTCTGGAGGAATTGCTGAAACAGACAGAGGGGAGAGGCATAAACATCTTTACTCATTCCGAGATGCTACCTGCCCACGGATATCCTGCTTTGAAAAAGTACCCACATTTGAAAGGAAACATCGGCAAAGCATGGTTCGATCAACGACGGCTGTTTGAGGAGTTTCCAGGGGCAATTCTTGCGACAACAAACTGCGTCATGCCGATTAAAGGCAGTTATGCTGACAGATTTTACTCCTACGATGTCGCCGGGCTGGAGGGAGTAACTAAGATTGAAAACGACGATTTTTCTCCACTGATTGAAAAAGCACTCTCCCTGCCAGAGGCAAATATCGAATCTGATCAAACTTTAATCACCGGATATCATCACGAGACGGTTTTGGGGTTAGCGCCGGAAATTATCGATGCTGTAAAAGCAGGCAAGATCAAACGCTTCTTCGTGATCGCAGGGTGTGACGCACCGGGGAAAGGCGGCGAATACTACCGGGAATTGGCCACTTCTTTACCAAAGGAAACAGTTATTCTTACCACGTCCTGTGGAAAGTTCCGTTTTAATGATGTGGACTTTGGAACAGTGCCAGGAACTGACATTCCCCGCTATATTGATTTGGGACAGTGTAACAACTCTGTATCTACAATCAAGATCGCAGCGGCTCTGGCAGACGCGTTTGGCTGCGAGGTCAACGATTTGCCGGTAAGCATCGTGCTTTCATGGTTTGAGCAAAAAGCAGTGGCTATTTTGCTCGGTTTGTTCAGCTTGGGAATCAAGGATATCCGAATTGGTCCAAAGCTGCCTGAATTTATTCAGCCAGGCGTGCTCACGGTCTTGCAGGACTTGTTTAACGTTAAACTGATCGGACATGCGCAGGAGGATATGAAGCAGATGATGGGGATTACCCAATAA
- the fhuB gene encoding Fe(3+)-hydroxamate ABC transporter permease FhuB translates to MSLAKHVSSVSTDIHPSSQRKGWRPFWMLLGGLAVLVVLTFVSLTQGLADISLHSVVQAIISPQDIADHQMIRGVRLPRTVMGLLSGAALAVAGAVMQTVTRNPLASETTLGVNAGAYLFVVFGMVFWPSILHQFPLPFAMAGGILAAVAVYFMSGGRKGTPVRVALSGMIITLVFSSLTSAIILFNEETTQGIFLWGSGSLKQNDWTGVQFSWSLILGGIAVGCLMARQLDVLSFHEETSRSLGQKVGKTRLLAMLLAIMITCVSVSVVGPIGFIGLVAPHLVRLSGLNRHIWLLPISAIWGAALLVASDTIARTFVNAYGELPAGAITAAIGGPWLIWLALRVSRNLSAGSASGTSMSVGVWRRRISYPLLVLLLCVMLAVVWMISLSSGNLYISWTEIAAIFMGQGNDLYRQLLFDLRMPRLLTAMLAGVALAISGSLMQSAVRNPLADPQIVGVTSGAGVGAILLLLVFPQFSGWMPLGAMLGGIISAAIVYAVSWRRGLNPVILTLVGIAVAAVGSAFINILIVKAQLLAAPALAWMAGSTYGRGWTEVSRLLPTILLLTPIAWWLGRRVDLLSFNDESSMGLGLHVRLTRLIVAVIAVLLASSAVASVGAVGFIGLLAPHAARMLVGSYHRRMVVISALLGAVLLASADLIGRVILIPKDIPSGIVVALLGAPYLFLLMIRSARSVK, encoded by the coding sequence ATGAGCCTTGCCAAGCATGTATCGTCTGTCTCAACCGACATCCATCCTTCTTCTCAAAGAAAAGGCTGGAGGCCGTTTTGGATGCTATTGGGAGGGCTTGCCGTTTTAGTGGTCCTTACCTTTGTCAGTCTGACACAGGGCTTGGCTGATATTTCTCTTCACTCCGTAGTTCAGGCGATTATCTCTCCTCAGGATATCGCCGATCATCAGATGATTCGAGGGGTTAGACTGCCACGAACCGTAATGGGGCTTTTGTCTGGTGCGGCCTTGGCTGTAGCAGGAGCGGTGATGCAAACCGTGACGCGAAATCCGCTCGCCTCAGAGACGACTCTGGGAGTGAATGCGGGCGCATATCTCTTTGTGGTGTTCGGGATGGTCTTTTGGCCTTCGATCCTCCATCAGTTCCCGCTTCCTTTTGCAATGGCTGGAGGAATCCTTGCTGCGGTTGCCGTTTACTTCATGTCAGGCGGGCGAAAAGGAACTCCTGTACGAGTGGCTTTGTCTGGGATGATCATCACGTTGGTGTTCTCCTCACTTACAAGTGCCATCATTTTATTTAACGAAGAAACAACACAAGGAATTTTCCTCTGGGGATCAGGCTCACTGAAACAAAATGACTGGACAGGAGTTCAGTTTAGCTGGTCTTTGATCCTTGGGGGAATCGCAGTTGGTTGTCTGATGGCTCGCCAGCTAGACGTACTCAGCTTTCATGAGGAAACCTCGCGTTCGCTTGGACAAAAGGTAGGCAAGACTCGTCTGCTTGCTATGCTTCTGGCGATTATGATTACGTGTGTCAGTGTAAGTGTAGTAGGTCCAATCGGGTTCATTGGACTGGTCGCTCCCCATTTAGTACGGTTGTCAGGATTGAACCGCCACATTTGGTTGTTGCCGATCAGTGCGATCTGGGGTGCCGCCTTACTTGTTGCCTCTGACACGATTGCCCGCACGTTTGTAAATGCTTATGGGGAGCTTCCGGCAGGAGCCATCACTGCTGCTATCGGCGGTCCATGGTTGATTTGGCTGGCGTTACGCGTTTCCCGGAATTTGAGTGCAGGCTCCGCTTCGGGTACTTCGATGAGTGTAGGAGTCTGGCGTCGCCGAATTTCTTATCCACTACTGGTTCTTCTGCTTTGTGTCATGCTAGCTGTTGTCTGGATGATCAGCCTGTCGAGCGGAAACCTGTACATATCGTGGACAGAGATCGCTGCCATTTTCATGGGGCAAGGAAATGATTTGTACCGTCAATTGCTGTTTGATCTGCGAATGCCTAGGCTTTTAACGGCTATGTTGGCAGGAGTGGCATTAGCAATCAGCGGGAGTCTTATGCAAAGCGCGGTTCGAAATCCTTTGGCTGATCCGCAAATTGTTGGGGTTACCAGTGGGGCGGGGGTAGGCGCAATCCTCCTGTTACTTGTATTTCCACAGTTCTCGGGGTGGATGCCCCTAGGAGCTATGCTAGGGGGTATTATCTCAGCAGCTATTGTATACGCTGTTTCCTGGCGTCGAGGACTAAACCCAGTCATTTTGACTCTTGTGGGTATTGCGGTAGCAGCGGTGGGTTCTGCCTTTATCAATATTTTGATCGTGAAAGCCCAGCTTCTAGCAGCGCCAGCTCTTGCTTGGATGGCAGGGAGTACATATGGACGCGGTTGGACGGAAGTGAGCCGCTTGCTACCTACCATACTTCTCCTGACGCCAATTGCTTGGTGGTTGGGACGCAGAGTTGATCTCTTGTCCTTTAACGACGAGAGCTCGATGGGTTTGGGCTTACATGTACGTCTGACGAGGTTGATTGTAGCGGTCATCGCGGTTCTGCTTGCTTCATCTGCGGTTGCCAGTGTGGGAGCAGTTGGATTTATCGGCTTGCTTGCTCCTCATGCGGCACGAATGCTGGTCGGCTCCTATCATCGACGGATGGTTGTTATCTCTGCCCTGCTGGGAGCGGTACTTCTAGCATCTGCCGATCTAATCGGGCGAGTCATCCTCATTCCTAAGGATATTCCTTCAGGTATCGTTGTCGCTTTGCTAGGGGCACCTTACCTATTCCTGTTGATGATTCGATCGGCGCGTTCGGTCAAGTGA
- a CDS encoding ABC transporter substrate-binding protein: MRFVKLPVFFVFLSLMLVLAACGNSGTAPQTGRTQTQSAPTAQSESDKSGEQQERTVKHVMGESKIKGVPKRVVALEWSSAEHVLALGMQPVGIADIKNMKKWVKLPVEIAPDVVDVGSRIAPNLESIMLLKPDLIIGIKRNVEANYDELSKIAPTIVYDSNPLEGQGDQYSRMIDTFTEIADILDKKAEADNVLKNLDKTYAEAKDRIVKAGMDKIPFVLAMGYSNQNAVEFRLSSDNSTAVKILEHIGLKNAYKPKKFEQNGMTTTDVEALPPLQDANFLHIIQDDDNVINNQLKNNPVWNGLTFVKENRIYALGGDMWPYGGPLSAEIMAKKAADLLAK; the protein is encoded by the coding sequence ATGCGTTTTGTTAAACTGCCAGTCTTTTTTGTCTTTCTGTCGTTGATGCTGGTACTTGCAGCATGCGGTAATTCAGGCACAGCCCCACAAACAGGGAGAACACAGACACAATCAGCTCCAACAGCCCAGTCAGAGTCTGACAAATCCGGAGAACAGCAAGAACGAACAGTGAAGCATGTAATGGGTGAGTCAAAGATCAAAGGGGTTCCTAAGCGTGTCGTTGCATTGGAATGGAGCAGTGCTGAGCATGTGCTGGCATTAGGTATGCAGCCTGTAGGGATTGCTGATATTAAGAATATGAAAAAGTGGGTCAAGCTCCCAGTGGAAATTGCACCAGATGTAGTGGATGTGGGAAGCCGTATTGCACCAAATCTGGAATCGATCATGCTGTTGAAGCCAGACCTAATCATCGGGATAAAACGTAATGTGGAAGCAAACTACGACGAGCTGAGCAAAATTGCTCCTACGATCGTGTATGATTCTAACCCGCTTGAGGGTCAAGGTGACCAATATTCCAGAATGATTGACACTTTTACAGAGATTGCCGATATTCTGGATAAAAAAGCAGAGGCAGATAACGTTTTGAAAAACCTCGACAAGACTTATGCAGAGGCAAAGGACAGAATTGTCAAAGCCGGCATGGACAAAATACCGTTCGTATTGGCAATGGGCTACAGTAATCAAAATGCGGTAGAATTCCGCCTATCTTCTGATAACTCTACAGCAGTAAAAATTCTGGAGCATATCGGTTTGAAAAATGCGTACAAGCCGAAGAAGTTTGAGCAAAATGGAATGACGACCACGGATGTGGAGGCGCTTCCACCGTTGCAGGATGCTAACTTCCTGCATATCATTCAGGATGATGATAATGTCATCAACAATCAATTGAAAAACAATCCTGTATGGAATGGGTTAACCTTTGTGAAAGAAAATCGCATCTATGCGTTGGGAGGAGACATGTGGCCTTACGGCGGGCCATTGTCCGCAGAAATCATGGCTAAAAAAGCGGCAGATCTACTAGCGAAATGA